A part of Terriglobus roseus genomic DNA contains:
- a CDS encoding beta strand repeat-containing protein: MSFATSIQAIAGVSRTSFARVAITMLTASLSISPLVPQAAAQTSEVKARPSVITGTDGTASGTASFQGNFTAISAPSGQAVGLAREADCSLNFYTGSYSLTTTSFSYTRTSIATKYDQTLHAHAALGTTAGSAYAAGCNSYPVGIGSRPGLFLGRTPTNINVFAGLYYSPVSMGEALYVLSGLEGSVTGYGMKVYSFSSATALSSADLNGDHVGDIVVSRGTGTSAGSVSVLLGSSDGSFPASGVTYNTGGSATVASVVDDFDGDGVLDIVAISNGINLGDAQILSFLKGKGDGTFAAAVNMNVPLVAGTTSSSAPVTNLASANLRGTGMKDIVCSNGLVLLNNTSTSSSTPFTASSSYAFPYDIASGSPGPNLALGDINKDGRVDLVVGGGGVVHTYLGKGDGTFTPGQSYDSIPSIGFVTIDDLDGDGNADIYVGLGNNGVDEGDGYFNNMSYALMGNGDGSFQGAYSGSATYNGTNIGDVNGDGIPDMVAATSSQANNGFFASFTVQLGNGKGGFTAGSAVPQPGAFSLNGYSFAAGSLSTAQVPTYALGDIDGDGKADLVFIANGLTATSSGGSLVTYPYPVYFTAHSNGDGTFATPMPYAFPQIAPAADFDNQLSVTNLQLVDVTNDGKLDLVASYNAIAGTAFGQPPVNPYQEGIVVLAGTGTGTFSTTRVLTSVYSSTTAPTTAVVPYVAGHADLNGDGKNDLIVYNSTFAVVNGTGVTTTTYSAFLSNGDGTFAAPTVLATAAKLNDLTINDFNNDGHPDVAYVAEAVNGGQATLNIVLGNGNGGVGGNHSYNLSGGDAVMIAGLAAADFDGDGKADLALIGSNIVSGVFYGNGDGTFTNVVSNNLSYPRDLINLSGGGASTALDLNKDGKPDILTGSTVLLNMYGSAPSLLATTATALTANASTIPANGSVVLTTTITSTTAGAPTGTVKFLDGSNTLGVVTLASGSASLTAKNLSVGSHSITAVYSGDSTYATSTSSIVTLAVTASVPTIATTTTLTVSASNVFAGTNVSFSATVAPASGTAIPTGAVTFTDGSTTLGTANLDATGRATYSTAALTVGSHSVVASYAGASTSAAIFTASASSAVAVTITPPGFTIALAQSTSTATRGSSATNTLSITPVGGFNAVVNLTCTGAPSGSTCTINPASVTPNGSTASTATITLQTSASASIRSGSSTVLLSLLGLPAILGIGVSFTRFRRHGFRLLAFSLLSMLFVLPGCGSSTPNGSSTGRATTANLTITATSLGASQPPTPLTWSVNIQ; this comes from the coding sequence ATGTCCTTCGCAACTTCGATCCAGGCGATTGCTGGCGTTAGCCGGACATCGTTCGCGCGTGTAGCCATCACAATGTTGACCGCGAGCCTTTCTATATCGCCGCTGGTGCCTCAGGCTGCTGCACAGACAAGCGAAGTCAAAGCTCGGCCTAGCGTGATCACCGGAACGGATGGCACAGCTTCGGGGACCGCCAGCTTTCAGGGGAACTTCACGGCAATCTCGGCACCGTCAGGGCAGGCGGTGGGGCTTGCCCGCGAGGCGGATTGTTCGTTGAACTTCTATACCGGCAGCTACAGCCTTACCACCACGAGCTTTAGCTACACGCGCACCAGCATTGCCACCAAATACGATCAAACTCTGCATGCGCATGCAGCCTTGGGTACTACCGCTGGATCGGCTTACGCCGCCGGTTGCAATAGCTATCCTGTGGGAATTGGATCGCGGCCCGGACTGTTTCTTGGTCGGACACCCACAAATATCAATGTTTTCGCGGGTTTGTACTATTCACCAGTTTCGATGGGCGAGGCTCTTTATGTGCTTTCCGGCCTGGAGGGTAGTGTTACCGGCTATGGCATGAAGGTCTACAGCTTCTCAAGCGCCACTGCGCTTTCGTCCGCAGATCTGAACGGGGACCACGTTGGAGACATCGTCGTTTCGCGTGGCACGGGAACTTCCGCCGGTTCTGTCTCTGTCCTGCTTGGAAGCAGTGACGGAAGCTTTCCGGCTTCTGGGGTTACGTACAACACGGGCGGTTCAGCTACGGTGGCGTCTGTTGTAGATGACTTCGATGGCGATGGCGTATTGGACATCGTCGCGATTTCGAACGGTATTAATTTGGGCGATGCGCAAATCCTGTCATTCCTGAAGGGCAAGGGTGATGGCACGTTTGCCGCGGCAGTGAACATGAATGTTCCGCTGGTCGCGGGAACCACCTCGTCGTCAGCCCCTGTAACCAACCTTGCTTCCGCGAACCTTCGAGGGACGGGGATGAAGGACATTGTTTGCAGCAATGGACTCGTGCTGTTAAACAACACGTCGACATCAAGCTCCACGCCGTTTACTGCTTCTAGCTCGTATGCGTTTCCTTACGACATCGCCAGTGGCAGCCCAGGGCCCAACCTTGCGCTTGGAGACATTAACAAGGACGGCCGCGTGGACCTTGTTGTGGGTGGTGGCGGCGTCGTGCACACGTACCTCGGCAAGGGCGACGGCACCTTCACTCCCGGCCAGAGTTACGACTCCATCCCGTCGATTGGCTTTGTCACGATTGACGATCTCGACGGCGATGGCAATGCCGACATTTATGTCGGATTGGGAAACAACGGCGTCGATGAAGGCGATGGGTATTTCAACAATATGTCGTACGCCCTGATGGGCAATGGTGACGGCAGCTTTCAGGGAGCGTACTCCGGTAGTGCAACGTATAACGGCACGAATATTGGTGATGTGAACGGAGACGGCATACCAGACATGGTGGCCGCGACGAGCTCTCAGGCCAACAATGGATTCTTTGCCAGTTTCACTGTTCAGCTTGGCAATGGTAAGGGAGGTTTTACTGCTGGCTCTGCTGTGCCGCAGCCGGGAGCCTTTTCTCTGAATGGTTATAGCTTTGCGGCAGGTAGTCTTTCAACTGCGCAAGTGCCTACCTATGCCCTTGGCGACATCGATGGCGATGGTAAAGCTGATCTTGTATTTATCGCGAATGGCCTGACTGCAACGAGCAGTGGTGGCTCTCTCGTTACGTATCCATATCCGGTGTACTTCACCGCTCACTCAAACGGCGACGGCACGTTTGCTACGCCGATGCCTTATGCCTTCCCGCAGATTGCTCCTGCGGCTGACTTCGACAATCAGCTGTCGGTGACAAATCTCCAACTGGTGGATGTGACCAACGACGGCAAGTTGGATTTGGTGGCGAGTTACAACGCTATCGCTGGAACTGCATTTGGACAGCCTCCGGTCAATCCATACCAGGAGGGGATTGTTGTGCTGGCCGGAACGGGTACGGGCACGTTCAGCACTACACGAGTATTGACAAGCGTTTACTCAAGCACGACTGCACCGACCACTGCAGTTGTGCCTTACGTGGCAGGGCATGCCGACCTGAACGGCGATGGCAAGAACGATCTGATTGTGTACAACAGCACCTTCGCTGTTGTGAACGGCACGGGTGTAACGACTACGACGTATAGTGCCTTTTTGAGCAATGGTGACGGAACCTTCGCGGCACCTACTGTGCTGGCAACCGCAGCAAAACTAAACGACCTGACCATCAATGACTTCAATAATGATGGACATCCTGATGTCGCGTACGTTGCTGAAGCGGTGAACGGTGGCCAGGCGACACTCAACATCGTTTTGGGTAATGGAAACGGTGGTGTTGGAGGGAATCATTCCTACAATCTGAGCGGTGGAGACGCCGTAATGATCGCAGGCCTTGCAGCGGCTGACTTCGATGGCGATGGCAAGGCAGACCTTGCCTTGATCGGCAGCAATATCGTAAGTGGTGTGTTTTATGGCAACGGTGACGGCACATTCACGAACGTTGTGAGTAATAACCTTTCCTATCCGCGTGACCTCATCAACCTTTCTGGCGGTGGCGCTTCAACCGCTTTGGATTTGAATAAGGATGGGAAGCCAGACATCCTTACAGGCAGTACTGTGTTGCTGAATATGTATGGCTCCGCTCCAAGCCTGCTTGCAACGACGGCTACAGCACTCACAGCAAATGCATCAACCATTCCTGCAAACGGATCGGTTGTACTGACCACTACGATCACGTCAACAACTGCCGGGGCGCCGACGGGGACGGTGAAGTTCCTGGATGGATCGAACACTCTTGGTGTGGTGACGTTGGCTTCGGGAAGCGCTTCATTGACAGCGAAAAATCTAAGCGTTGGTTCGCATTCGATTACCGCTGTTTATTCAGGCGATAGCACATATGCCACGTCGACATCTTCGATTGTGACCTTGGCGGTTACGGCATCTGTACCGACCATTGCAACCACCACAACCTTGACCGTCTCAGCCTCAAATGTGTTCGCTGGAACGAATGTTTCGTTTTCGGCTACTGTGGCGCCTGCCAGTGGTACTGCAATACCAACGGGGGCGGTAACGTTCACCGATGGCTCTACAACGCTGGGCACTGCAAACCTGGATGCAACAGGTAGGGCGACCTATTCGACGGCAGCGCTTACTGTAGGCTCACACTCTGTGGTCGCGTCGTATGCGGGTGCCAGCACTTCAGCGGCGATCTTTACAGCGTCGGCTTCGTCGGCGGTTGCCGTGACAATTACTCCCCCAGGGTTCACCATTGCGTTAGCTCAAAGCACGAGCACCGCTACGCGTGGTTCATCCGCTACAAACACTCTGTCCATTACGCCTGTGGGCGGATTTAATGCGGTGGTTAATCTGACCTGCACCGGCGCGCCCTCTGGTTCGACATGCACGATCAATCCTGCTTCTGTTACGCCGAATGGCTCGACTGCTTCGACTGCAACGATTACCTTGCAGACGAGTGCCAGCGCCTCCATTCGGTCTGGATCTTCTACTGTCTTGCTCTCTTTGCTCGGTCTTCCAGCAATCCTCGGGATCGGTGTTTCGTTCACCCGATTCCGTCGCCATGGTTTCCGACTACTCGCGTTTAGCTTGCTCTCCATGCTGTTCGTGTTACCGGGCTGTGGCAGTAGTACTCCTAACGGGAGCTCTACCGGCAGGGCTACGACAGCTAACCTGACGATCACTGCCACTTCATTAGGAGCCTCGCAGCCTCCAACTCCACTGACATGGAGCGTCAACATCCAGTGA